The nucleotide sequence CATATATTTCAAAGTGAAACCGAGTCAAACAATGGTACTTTACGAGAATTGAGGGAATGTCAGCCAAAAGATACAGATTGTGATCCGGCTACAATATGTTCAGAGGGTAGAAAAGATGGTATAGAATGTGGTGAAAAAGTTTTAGCATACTACTATAGTGCTATTGAACATGCATGTTtaccattcaaatatttaggATGTAAAGGTGGGCGTAATCGATTTCCTACAAAACAAGATTGCGAAGATTTATGCATTCCAGCTGTTGAAGCACTACCTAATTGGCGAAGAGAACGGATAGCTTTATTACAATATCAAACAGCTCAATTAGCTACAGACAGTAATGATTTTAAAAATCAATCGATTTCTCCAGCTAAACACTGTTCTCAGGTAATGGACCCTGGTTATACTTGCATGGATGATAACCCACCACAGAATAGATGGTAAGttataactttatttattatttagtcgACGTTTTGGCTTTAAAATTAAGCAGTAaatagttgttttgttttaatctaGATTTTCTCAGTTCATGTAAATAGCCTACGAATGTTTACATTGTCGTGAACTTTCATTTATCAAGCTTGACCTGTTTGAGTTTATAAAAAACGATGTTTTAATAGAACTTTAAAGCATTTATCTTGAGGATAAGTTATTACTAAATGGTATATTGTCGTTCAGACTGATATATGAAAATAGTAGATTCAGAGGGTCTTTTTTGTATTAAAGTTTTCGATGCTTTTTCAACTGATGTTAACACGTAATAATACACTAGCAAggttaaataactaaatgacATTGAATTCAGTAAAATTCAGGCTTATTAGGTAACAATATTTTTGGCCAAAGTCTACTTTTCCCTGTTGCCTGGGAAATCTCAATGATGTACTCGGGAAACTGGTTTATTTTTTAAAGCTATGAAACATTAAAACATTCATAAATAACATCAAACTTCAGAGTGGAAGATTAGGACACACATTACATGCAGTGTTTCTGATGaagtataataattttttactgCACAACTTATATTATGACTAAGATCAAGGCTTCATAATCAAAAGTAATAAGTGTAAACCTGATTTATGTAGTATGTAATCACTAGTCCCTTGTTGAATACAGTCAATTAAAAGACTAAGATGACGGGAATATATCAAAAAGACACATAACGTACACCTGAATTCAGAAAgggaaatataaataaatctttCTAATTCAAACTTAAGGTAACAGTCAAAATTATCGAagttcagtttattttaattgaacTAGAAAGGATTTCGAATAAGTTATTCATATAAACAtgaattttgttatttttatacttttcatcagttatatgaaattttaaatgaaatccCTGTTATCATAACTGGATGAATAGTATCATCTTAAGTTAAACAAATGATCGGTTTTATTGTGCCTTGAGTCAGTCTGATCTCGTTCGAATGTTTTTATTCCTCTACTAATTAGTGAAGGTTATCACAACTTAACTCTTAACAGATAACACATCATTAGTCCTGaacattttaatttaaaaacctTAGGGTAATTTGTCCACTACACTTCATCACACTGTTAACCAGACATCATCTCCTGAAGTTTTTTTAGCTGCTCAAATGATATGATTACACAGAAAAATGTGGAGATGTCCAAGAATGAAACGACAAATATTTCTTAGAACTAACATATATATGTGAAGTAATTTCATAAAAAATTAAAGTACATTGAGAGCCATTTTGTGACTTGATGTACTTAATATCGTTTTTGATATAGTTTAGGGTCTACGCTCAAATAAGTTTAAACTTTGCCAATTCTTGTATTCCAGTGCATATATTACCAATAAGTTATTGGATCAAGGTTCTGTACTCTATATCTTACTACTCTGGTCAATACATTTCATTGCATGACAAACAGCTGCATCTGTTTCTGACCAGTTCTATTACTATAGTAATGTAGGTTTATTAATTAGTGGTACTTCGAAATAAATCAAAAACTTTGATCAACACCTGtagaataatttttaattacagTAATGACGATTATTTACCTATTTCTTCCTAGGTACTTTTGTCCCCGCCTACGAAGATGTCGTGATTTTGAATATCGTGGTTGTGGTggtaatgaaaacaattttgaAACATATCATGGTTGTTTATCTGATTGTCTCCCGTTAGAAATGGAGAAGCTACGACAAATCAATAAGGCACGTATGGCTAGCATGCGTACATACACAAATGACACTTCTATGATCCATAATAATGCAACAAATAATCATACCGCTATCTCTATACAAAAATCAGTGGATGATAAAAATGATGTTgattcattaaatgaaatagAACATCAAAAATTAAATGATATATCGGGTCATAAACAAGATTGCATAATGACTACATGGAGTGGTTGGAGTCCATGCTCAGTATCATGTTCTCATCAAAAAGGTACGCAAATGCGTTGGAGATATATTGAAAAACCTTCAATGCATGGTGGGAATTCATGTGGTACACTTTTTGAAAAACGTGAATGTCATGGAATCGCATGTTAATATAATCAAGAATATACAAAGAAAATTCATTCTTACTGTAAATTCAACAATTAACGTACTTCTCAAAGCATTGAATGCTTTATTCCATCATCAcatgacaacaacaaaaatctttttaaatactcagaaatcaataaatgatcaGTAATAATGTCTCCAAGGTATTTGTTTGAGCACTCAAGCtcatataaacaaacaatacttattttcattcaattcaatatCTTTATTTACACTTCATATATGTAgccatttttaataaataaattaatatccTCTTACATTACTTTTGTGAGGTTCCCCTATTTACAAGTAGTCTATTACTGAGAATTTACATCAATATTATGTCAAACATTTAATGACTCCTAATTTTTATCTCCCCAATACAATATGAACTCAATATAAACAGTCATAACGTTAAAGATCTGTTACGAATTTGAATAGTCGAGTCAATTAGGCACACTTCATGAATAATCATTGAACATGATGAATATCTAATACGAAACTAAAAATTATTTCACTGTTTAAGATTTACTAGTGAAGTCAAGCGTATTTCAGTGATTGAAAAGTAATCACAATTATTACTAACAAATGGGGTGGGGTGGGGTGGGGGGAAATTCGGTAATTTCTAGTAACGATCTagataattaaacaaaatctAACTTTTCTCATAAGTAAACAAAGACGTTGTAGATACGATTGATTGCTTGATAGTTAAATCTTTTgaagataatataaaatttaaagtTGAAGTAACTAATAGAAAACGTCTTGAATGATGAAGGTAATCAGTATTTGGCGTTGtgtttgaatttttttttatcTCTTCACGAATAAAACTTCTAATTTAAAAGAAACGAGtgaaaatatttatgaatagggtttgtgaaataaatcaatttctTTAAATATATGTACTCTAGAGAACATCCTCGATGAATATTTCAGAATGTTCTATAGTTTCAATATATTTACATAGATATTATCCTTCAATCAAAATTTGATTTCGAAAACTAAGTTAAAtatcataagcaaagatagatagtggctagcagtggaatccaggacacgcgtttcgtcctatttggatgtacctacatctcagaagTGATGTTAACTCTGAGACCCGAACCCACTACCGTTCACTTCAAGTGCCATAacattatccacttacctactgagttctgaaagccatttgcttgtgcgatggggtgaagtttaaattcacttggtatcgttTACTTAAAtctccccattgatgtttagcactgcaatgGATCAGTCTctgttattgatatatgtgcacaAGGCAATATGTATAGTTCAAAAAACAACTAATCATGCACTTCTGATTAACATTAGAAACTGAAATCTCACTCTTATTAATTTTTAGTGAATAATTCACTAAAACGTAGTCAACCCTAAATGTAGATATAGTCTGAGAATAGttagttaaaatattgtttGAAGCAAGCAAATATTCACTAAATTGGGACATTTTTTACTTAATATTCTATCTGTGAAAATAGTTACGAAGGATGGAGTCTATAATCACCGAAAGAGTATAAATGTTATAAAGCTTGGGAATAAGCGAAATAATGTCACTGGCTAAGTTTGTGTTTGAAACTATAACTTATAGTCCGAGTTTAACTGTAACGAGTAACAACAGAATATGGGTACATTATTTAGAGTAATGTTTCACCGATCCAAAATTATATACACAAAATGTTAAATTTTTCACTAACTTACCAGTGCAATCAATTACAAAAACCCATTGTGTAACACCAGACTTCATACTTTTGATTGCATTTTCAATTGTATATATTAGATGAGTTACTGCGTCATTTGACATGTTTCTATTTGAAATAGCTTGACAAAATGATGCATATATAATTGGACGCCCAGCTTCATCAAATCCTATCTGTCTCTATAAAAAGCATAAATGTacatagaataatatatttaaacatGGTATACGAAGACGTGGAATTACTAT is from Schistosoma haematobium chromosome 6, whole genome shotgun sequence and encodes:
- a CDS encoding hypothetical protein (EggNog:ENOG410XBHP~COG:O~MEROPS:MER0022887); the protein is MCSLLPWTAWTPCNATCDKPHGWQTRTRYLARSSEKNYCEHIFQSETESNNGTLRELRECQPKDTDCDPATICSEGRKDGIECGEKVLAYYYSAIEHACLPFKYLGCKGGRNRFPTKQDCEDLCIPAVEALPNWRRERIALLQYQTAQLATDSNDFKNQSISPAKHCSQVMDPGYTCMDDNPPQNRWYFCPRLRRCRDFEYRGCGGNENNFETYHGCLSDCLPLEMEKLRQINKARMASMRTYTNDTSMIHNNATNNHTAISIQKSVDDKNDVDSLNEIEHQKLNDISGHKQDCIMTTWSGWSPCSVSCSHQKGTQMRWRYIEKPSMHGGNSCGTLFEKRECHGIAC